From the Wolbachia endosymbiont (group B) of Protocalliphora azurea genome, one window contains:
- the guaA gene encoding glutamine-hydrolyzing GMP synthase encodes MSAIAVIDFGSQFTQLIARQIREMGVYCEIFPSNIDFETVSKFNGFIFSGGPQSVNDNCSEVSEVAHKIIKLNETINTPILGICYGQQLICHYFGAKVRKEFNQEFGKTKIKILKESPIIKDTWDVNSEVDVLMNHADSVETIPQGFTAIASGIINQTIAIIANEQRKIYCTQFHPEVKPTTNGSKLLSNFLDIANCERDWTMKSFIEKQKEKIQNLVGEKKVIAAVSGGVDSSVAAVLTHKAIGKQLNCIFIDTGLLRKSQTTAMLKEIPINYVDKSNLFLSRLKGITDPEEKRKIIGNTFIEVFEEEAKKIGDVDFLMQGTIYSDVVESGHASGNTSTIKSHHNVGGLPEKMNLKLVEPLRYLFKDEVRLLGKEIGLSDEIIFQHPFPGPGLAVRIIGEVDEEKVRILQEVDEIYINTMKNYDLYDKIWQAFAVLLPVKTVGVMGDNRTYGYVCALRAVTSSDGMTADAFPFENKDQHSLVFWRFLQDVSSIIVNKVSGVNRVVYDLTSKPPATIEWE; translated from the coding sequence TTGTCAGCAATTGCCGTTATTGATTTTGGTTCACAGTTTACACAGCTTATTGCAAGACAAATCAGGGAAATGGGCGTTTACTGTGAAATATTTCCAAGCAATATCGATTTCGAAACAGTATCAAAATTCAATGGATTTATTTTTTCTGGAGGACCGCAATCTGTAAATGACAATTGCTCTGAAGTAAGTGAAGTAGCACATAAAATTATAAAACTTAACGAAACAATAAACACTCCTATACTTGGAATATGTTATGGACAGCAACTCATTTGTCATTATTTCGGGGCAAAGGTAAGAAAAGAATTCAATCAGGAATTTGGCAAAACTAAAATCAAGATACTAAAAGAATCCCCAATTATAAAGGATACTTGGGACGTTAATTCCGAAGTCGATGTGCTAATGAACCATGCAGACAGTGTCGAAACTATACCGCAAGGATTTACTGCTATTGCCTCAGGTATAATAAATCAAACAATCGCAATAATTGCCAACGAACAGCGGAAGATTTACTGCACTCAGTTCCATCCTGAAGTTAAGCCTACGACAAATGGTAGTAAACTTCTCTCTAATTTCTTAGATATTGCAAATTGTGAGAGAGATTGGACAATGAAGTCATTCATTGAAAAACAGAAGGAAAAAATTCAAAACTTAGTAGGGGAGAAAAAAGTAATTGCTGCAGTAAGTGGGGGGGTTGATTCAAGTGTTGCAGCAGTTCTTACACACAAAGCTATAGGAAAACAATTAAACTGTATTTTTATCGATACTGGGTTATTGCGTAAGAGCCAGACCACTGCTATGTTAAAAGAAATTCCAATAAATTACGTTGATAAATCAAACTTGTTTTTAAGTAGGTTAAAGGGAATAACTGATCCGGAAGAAAAGCGAAAAATTATCGGCAATACTTTTATCGAAGTATTTGAAGAAGAGGCAAAAAAAATAGGTGATGTGGATTTTTTAATGCAAGGCACCATTTACTCTGATGTAGTTGAATCAGGGCACGCTTCAGGAAACACTAGTACAATTAAATCTCATCACAATGTTGGTGGGTTGCCAGAAAAAATGAATCTGAAATTAGTAGAACCTTTACGCTATCTCTTTAAAGATGAAGTAAGGCTGCTTGGCAAAGAAATTGGGCTTTCAGATGAGATAATATTTCAACATCCATTTCCTGGGCCTGGACTTGCAGTGAGGATCATAGGTGAGGTTGATGAAGAAAAGGTACGAATATTGCAAGAAGTAGATGAAATATATATCAACACAATGAAAAATTATGATCTGTATGATAAAATATGGCAGGCTTTTGCTGTACTGTTACCAGTAAAAACTGTGGGAGTTATGGGAGATAATCGTACATACGGATATGTTTGCGCTTTAAGGGCTGTGACTTCATCTGATGGCATGACAGCTGATGCATTTCCATTTGAAAATAAAGATCAACATTCGTTAGTATTTTGGAGGTTTTTGCAAGACGTCAGTAGTATAATTGTTAACAAAGTTTCCGGAGTAAATCGAGTTGTGTATGATTTAACTTCCAAGCCACCAGCAACTATTGAGTGGGAGTAG
- a CDS encoding TerC family protein → MLADAWTLLIITLLETILGINNLIFISLAIDKVPNLLRERARLIGFGLALLMRFVILFFTSYILSMQKPIFHAVSLDISVKDLLMIAGGLFLIVKSSIELWSEIFVHKENKTKANVKSQFFLVVLQIILIDLVFSVDSILTAIALTHNMIIIAIAFTFSILAMLFSSNYTAQVIKSNPSLKVIAILFILLVGVYLTLEGLHIELPKAYLYSSFMFAVLVEAISKIKTMRP, encoded by the coding sequence ATGCTAGCTGATGCTTGGACTTTATTGATAATTACGCTACTTGAAACTATACTTGGTATAAACAATTTAATCTTTATTTCTCTAGCAATAGATAAGGTGCCAAATCTGCTGAGAGAAAGAGCCCGCCTTATAGGTTTTGGCTTAGCGCTATTGATGCGTTTTGTAATACTATTTTTTACATCATATATACTATCAATGCAAAAGCCTATATTTCACGCTGTATCGCTAGATATCTCAGTAAAGGATTTACTTATGATTGCAGGAGGGTTATTCCTTATTGTTAAAAGTTCTATAGAGTTATGGAGCGAAATTTTTGTACATAAGGAGAACAAAACAAAGGCAAATGTTAAATCACAATTTTTTTTAGTTGTGCTACAAATTATATTAATAGACTTAGTTTTTTCGGTTGATTCAATATTAACTGCCATAGCATTAACTCACAATATGATAATCATTGCCATAGCATTTACATTTTCCATATTAGCGATGCTATTTTCATCAAATTATACCGCTCAGGTAATAAAATCCAACCCAAGCTTAAAAGTAATTGCCATTCTATTTATTTTACTCGTCGGTGTATATCTAACACTTGAAGGGCTTCACATAGAACTACCAAAAGCATATTTGTATTCTTCATTTATGTTTGCAGTGCTTGTGGAAGCTATAAGCAAAATAAAGACAATGCGGCCTTGA
- a CDS encoding malonyl-CoA decarboxylase: MTKESLAKTDIVKVEDKKATKGFFKILGEVADAVRSWVGNIGPDLSSSRDVDSLVLKMNECLNPKGGEVSARKNTVSLGNLYLSLSEAGQIKFLQTLAEKFNPDKTKIDEEMKVYKKNQDSESSYKFEQDLIKVLESPRSKILKQFISLPEGLKFIVDMRSDVLKLKNQYKSLSPLENELKSILCTLVDVDLLDLHQITWDSPASLLEKLIKYEAVHKISSWGDLKNRLDSDHLCFAFFHYKIPNEPLIFVEVALMNEIADSIQHVLDESVPSSDPSSASTAIFYSISNTQTGLSGISLGNFLIKRVVEKLSQEFKSVKVYATLSPVPGFTKWLKNQDVALLGKLNIKQSGTEILESIKTNIECEKQSLLKLCAHYLLKVKSSGGGAYDPVAHFHLSNGASIKQINWMADTSEKGISQSAGIMVNYLYELPKIDNNHENYMINKVISHSKKVSAMLKE, encoded by the coding sequence ATGACAAAAGAATCATTAGCAAAAACTGATATAGTAAAAGTTGAAGATAAGAAAGCAACAAAGGGATTTTTTAAAATATTAGGTGAAGTAGCAGATGCTGTAAGGTCATGGGTTGGCAATATTGGCCCTGATTTAAGTAGTAGTCGCGATGTCGATAGTTTAGTCTTGAAGATGAACGAATGCTTAAACCCAAAGGGGGGTGAAGTCTCAGCACGTAAGAACACCGTATCTCTTGGTAATTTGTACTTGAGTTTATCAGAGGCAGGTCAAATAAAATTTTTACAAACCCTGGCAGAAAAGTTCAATCCGGATAAAACGAAAATAGATGAAGAAATGAAAGTATATAAGAAAAATCAAGATTCTGAGTCGAGCTATAAGTTTGAACAAGACTTAATAAAAGTCCTTGAATCACCACGCTCTAAAATATTGAAGCAGTTTATCTCCTTACCGGAGGGCCTTAAGTTTATTGTTGATATGCGTTCTGATGTACTCAAGCTGAAGAATCAATATAAAAGTCTAAGTCCACTAGAAAACGAATTAAAAAGTATACTTTGTACTTTGGTTGATGTTGATCTACTTGATCTTCATCAAATCACCTGGGATTCACCTGCATCATTGTTGGAAAAACTTATAAAATATGAAGCTGTACATAAAATTTCCTCTTGGGGTGACTTAAAAAACAGACTAGATTCTGATCATCTCTGTTTTGCTTTCTTTCATTACAAAATACCAAATGAACCTTTAATTTTTGTAGAGGTTGCACTGATGAATGAGATTGCAGATAGTATTCAACACGTTTTGGACGAGTCAGTTCCTTCAAGTGACCCAAGCAGTGCAAGTACTGCTATATTCTATTCAATATCAAACACTCAAACTGGTTTATCTGGAATTAGCCTCGGTAACTTTTTAATAAAGAGAGTCGTAGAAAAACTATCGCAAGAATTTAAAAGCGTAAAAGTGTATGCAACTCTTTCTCCAGTTCCTGGATTTACAAAATGGCTAAAAAATCAAGACGTAGCTTTATTAGGTAAGCTTAATATAAAACAATCAGGTACAGAAATTTTAGAAAGCATAAAAACTAACATTGAATGCGAAAAACAGTCCCTACTGAAACTTTGTGCACATTATTTGCTAAAGGTTAAAAGCAGTGGTGGAGGTGCTTATGATCCAGTAGCACACTTTCATTTAAGCAATGGTGCATCAATCAAACAAATCAACTGGATGGCTGATACTTCTGAAAAAGGCATTAGTCAGTCAGCCGGAATAATGGTGAATTATCTGTATGAGCTGCCTAAAATAGATAACAATCATGAGAATTATATGATTAATAAAGTGATTTCTCATTCAAAAAAAGTGTCAGCTATGTTAAAGGAATAA
- the lepA gene encoding translation elongation factor 4, which yields MNNIRNFAIIAHIDHGKSTLADRLIEECNGLETREMTNQVLDSMDIERERGITIKAQTVRLNYTANNGNKYCLNLMDTPGHVDFSYEVSRSLAACEGSLLVVDSSQGVEAQTLANVYKAIDNNHEIIVVLNKVDLPAADPERIKLQIEEVIGIDATESILISAKTGLGIKDVLEAIVTKLPAPQGDTNAPLQAILVDSWYDPYLGVVILVRVKNGVLKKGMRIVMMSNNATYQVDNIGIFTPKKVMTGELSAGEVGFITASMKEVADCKVGDTITEEKRPCSKALPGFKEVHPVVFCSIFPNNTDDFKYLREALEKLHLNDASFTFDAETSNALGYGFRCGFLGMLHLEVIQERLEREFDLDLTATAPSVIYKVETQNGKVLNIHNPSDMPDPTKIEIVEEPWITATIMVPDQYLGEILSLCEERRGEQQDLSYVGNTTTALLKYKLPLSEVVFDFYDRLKSISKGYASLDWEISDYQESQIDKLSFLVNGEPVDALACIVHKSRAEKRGREICARLKDLIPRQQYKIAIQAAVGGKIIARETINPYRKDVTAKLYGGDVTRRMKLLEKQKKGKKRLHSVGNINIPQNAFIEALKIND from the coding sequence ATGAACAATATAAGAAATTTTGCAATAATAGCACATATAGATCATGGGAAGTCAACTCTTGCTGATCGTTTGATAGAAGAATGTAACGGTCTTGAGACAAGGGAAATGACCAATCAGGTACTTGACTCAATGGATATAGAGCGTGAACGCGGAATCACAATCAAAGCACAAACGGTAAGACTCAATTACACTGCAAATAATGGTAATAAATATTGCCTCAACCTCATGGACACACCAGGTCATGTTGACTTTTCATATGAAGTCAGCCGAAGCTTAGCCGCATGTGAAGGCTCACTTTTGGTAGTAGATAGCAGCCAAGGAGTTGAAGCTCAGACTCTGGCAAATGTCTACAAGGCAATTGACAATAATCATGAGATAATAGTTGTGCTTAATAAAGTCGATCTTCCTGCTGCAGATCCAGAAAGGATAAAGCTTCAGATTGAAGAGGTAATCGGAATTGATGCAACTGAGTCAATTTTGATATCGGCAAAAACTGGTCTTGGGATAAAGGATGTACTTGAAGCTATAGTGACAAAACTTCCCGCTCCTCAAGGTGATACAAATGCTCCACTGCAAGCAATTTTAGTTGATAGTTGGTATGATCCTTACCTAGGAGTAGTAATTTTAGTGCGAGTTAAAAATGGAGTACTAAAAAAAGGCATGAGAATCGTTATGATGTCTAATAATGCTACATATCAGGTCGATAATATCGGTATTTTCACTCCTAAAAAAGTTATGACTGGTGAACTTTCAGCAGGTGAAGTTGGTTTTATAACTGCTTCAATGAAAGAAGTAGCAGACTGCAAAGTAGGAGACACTATTACTGAAGAGAAAAGGCCGTGCAGCAAGGCATTACCTGGCTTTAAAGAAGTACATCCTGTAGTATTTTGCAGTATTTTTCCCAATAACACAGATGATTTTAAATATTTAAGGGAAGCACTAGAAAAATTACATTTAAATGATGCTAGTTTTACATTTGATGCTGAAACGTCAAATGCCCTAGGTTATGGATTTCGTTGCGGTTTCTTAGGAATGCTACATCTTGAAGTCATTCAAGAAAGACTCGAAAGAGAATTTGATTTAGATCTAACAGCAACTGCACCGAGTGTTATATATAAAGTTGAAACACAAAATGGTAAAGTTTTAAATATCCATAACCCAAGCGATATGCCAGACCCTACAAAAATTGAAATAGTGGAAGAACCGTGGATCACTGCAACTATAATGGTACCTGATCAATATTTAGGAGAGATTCTATCTCTGTGTGAAGAGAGGAGAGGAGAACAGCAGGATTTATCTTATGTTGGTAATACGACAACAGCACTACTGAAGTATAAATTACCGCTGTCTGAGGTTGTTTTTGATTTTTACGATAGACTAAAATCAATTTCCAAGGGATATGCAAGTTTAGATTGGGAAATATCCGATTATCAGGAAAGTCAGATAGATAAATTAAGTTTTTTAGTTAATGGAGAACCTGTGGATGCGTTAGCCTGCATTGTTCATAAAAGCAGGGCAGAAAAAAGAGGCCGTGAAATATGTGCACGTTTGAAAGACTTGATACCACGCCAGCAATATAAAATCGCGATTCAAGCGGCAGTAGGCGGAAAAATTATTGCTAGAGAAACGATTAACCCGTATAGAAAAGATGTAACAGCCAAGCTCTATGGTGGAGACGTTACACGAAGGATGAAGCTGCTTGAAAAGCAGAAGAAAGGTAAGAAAAGATTGCATTCTGTAGGAAACATAAACATCCCACAAAATGCTTTTATTGAGGCTTTGAAAATAAATGATTAA
- a CDS encoding glutaredoxin yields the protein MKNTKGKVVIYVKKYCPFCKKAKELLDEKGVKYEEIDVLRNSDLFDGIKSKYNVRTVPQIFITDENGDYVHHIAGCDKLMDLEKEGKLDNMLNNNEDSINATAYTSGSDEHEGCNIIHNEDFM from the coding sequence GTGAAAAACACTAAAGGAAAAGTTGTAATATATGTGAAGAAGTACTGCCCATTCTGCAAGAAAGCAAAAGAGTTATTGGATGAAAAAGGTGTGAAATACGAAGAAATTGATGTACTTAGAAACTCGGATTTGTTTGACGGTATAAAATCAAAATATAACGTCAGGACAGTTCCACAAATTTTTATTACTGATGAAAATGGTGATTATGTACATCATATTGCTGGATGTGACAAATTGATGGATCTTGAAAAAGAAGGAAAGTTGGATAATATGTTAAATAACAATGAAGATAGCATTAATGCAACAGCTTACACAAGCGGCAGTGATGAACACGAGGGATGTAATATAATACATAATGAAGATTTTATGTGA
- the ribF gene encoding riboflavin biosynthesis protein RibF, whose product MKIIYNCEQGIKDNVALTFGNFDGVHLGHKFAISNLKKVAQERGLPSAVLTFEPHPSTVLFSRNNFRLIDQEQKKELISSYGIDYLYIINFNRGFSEVSCDDFIGKILVKKYGAKHITVGESCTFGHKRLGNILTLEKYSQMYEYSLTKLEPLIIDRKICSSSSIRECLQKGEIEIANKLLGRSYQVSGIVTKGACRGREIGFPTINIPIEDYMIKPKLGTYYAKVAFSENSSSWLYGVVNIGMRPTFKDLKKPIVEMHIFDFNENVYNFKVDIQLLKFIRAEKKFHSINELTKQIDRDIMKAYQLKINL is encoded by the coding sequence ATGAAAATTATTTACAACTGTGAGCAAGGGATAAAAGATAATGTGGCACTAACTTTCGGAAATTTCGATGGCGTTCATTTAGGACATAAGTTTGCAATTTCCAATCTAAAGAAGGTAGCACAAGAAAGAGGATTACCCTCTGCAGTTTTAACTTTTGAGCCTCACCCATCAACTGTTTTATTTAGTAGGAACAATTTTAGGTTAATAGACCAAGAACAAAAAAAGGAACTAATCAGCAGCTATGGTATAGATTACTTGTATATTATTAATTTTAATAGAGGTTTTTCTGAGGTTAGCTGCGATGACTTCATTGGTAAGATTTTGGTAAAGAAGTATGGTGCTAAACATATAACTGTTGGAGAAAGTTGTACTTTTGGTCACAAACGATTGGGTAACATATTAACTCTAGAAAAATATTCTCAGATGTATGAATATTCTTTAACTAAATTAGAGCCATTGATAATCGATAGAAAAATTTGCTCTTCTTCCTCAATCAGAGAGTGTTTACAAAAAGGCGAAATAGAAATTGCTAATAAATTGCTTGGTAGGTCTTATCAAGTTTCTGGTATTGTAACAAAAGGTGCATGTAGAGGTAGAGAAATAGGGTTTCCAACCATAAACATTCCGATAGAAGATTACATGATAAAACCTAAGCTTGGTACATATTACGCCAAAGTTGCATTTTCTGAAAATAGTTCAAGTTGGCTATATGGAGTAGTCAACATTGGTATGAGACCTACATTTAAGGACTTAAAAAAACCTATAGTAGAAATGCATATATTTGACTTCAACGAAAATGTATACAATTTTAAGGTTGACATACAACTTTTAAAATTTATTAGGGCAGAAAAAAAATTCCATAGTATTAACGAGTTAACAAAACAGATAGACCGTGATATAATGAAGGCTTACCAGTTAAAGATAAACTTATGA
- the lspA gene encoding signal peptidase II: MKRICLVIILIIVSFDQTSKLYINSLIDEGESIEITSFMKLVEVWNSGISFGMCSTLPHGSFFFSACSILIIGILAYLIYKSNDKSIYLSFSLMIGGAIGNVIDRIYWGAVYDFIYFHINDWYWPAFNLADLSIVCGMCTLLYKWYIYDRSISKQNEE; encoded by the coding sequence ATGAAAAGGATATGTTTAGTTATTATATTGATTATAGTATCATTCGATCAAACAAGTAAATTGTATATAAACTCTTTGATTGATGAGGGGGAGTCAATCGAGATTACTAGTTTTATGAAATTAGTTGAAGTTTGGAATTCAGGAATTAGCTTTGGAATGTGTAGTACTCTGCCGCATGGCAGCTTCTTTTTTTCAGCATGTTCAATATTAATAATTGGTATACTTGCATACTTGATATATAAATCTAATGATAAGTCAATTTACCTTAGTTTTTCTCTGATGATTGGTGGAGCGATCGGAAATGTAATTGATAGAATCTATTGGGGAGCTGTATATGACTTCATATATTTTCATATCAATGATTGGTATTGGCCAGCCTTTAATTTAGCAGATCTATCTATAGTTTGTGGAATGTGTACATTGTTATATAAGTGGTATATATATGATAGGTCTATCTCTAAGCAAAATGAGGAATGA
- a CDS encoding M16 family metallopeptidase translates to MLRKFFSFFILSVFFFICPISLEAEIIKHAKLSNGLDVYVVPNHRIPAVFHAIIYKVGGMDDPIGKAGLAHYFEHLMFETTGKFKDIESTLGSIGAQFNAFTTKEYTCYYELVLKKDLPLAMEIEADRMGNFDVTQDKIDREKNIVLEERKMRFDNNPEALLWEEMNSAFYRNGYGRSVIGWESDIKTYNQDDITRFHDNYYHPGNAILLVVGDVEFEEVVGLAKEKYGAIKAEPVVKHYPNQDSIHNADISVILESTEVKEPVLYFRYSVPLFEQISETFPVDLAVDVLGNGKSSKLYKDLVLDKNVAVEVFAYYNSLAFSNGYIEIRVTPKSGVNLDAVARELENSINHFNSEGITSEELQSTKSKYKAAQLDNLSDLTNIAMFYIPRLALGIPLDEIDISYSKINDVNLEDVNNKVHAIFSTNKLVGRLLPKGGNNEDK, encoded by the coding sequence ATGCTTCGCAAATTCTTTAGTTTTTTTATACTATCTGTGTTTTTTTTCATTTGTCCGATTTCTTTGGAAGCTGAAATCATAAAGCATGCTAAGCTCAGTAACGGATTGGATGTTTATGTAGTACCTAATCACCGAATTCCAGCTGTTTTTCATGCAATAATATATAAAGTTGGGGGAATGGATGACCCAATTGGCAAAGCAGGATTGGCTCACTACTTTGAACACTTAATGTTTGAAACTACAGGAAAATTTAAAGACATAGAATCCACTTTGGGCAGCATTGGGGCCCAATTTAATGCTTTTACCACTAAAGAATACACCTGCTACTACGAATTAGTTCTCAAAAAAGATTTACCACTAGCAATGGAAATTGAAGCAGATAGAATGGGCAATTTTGATGTTACTCAAGACAAAATAGATAGAGAAAAAAATATCGTATTAGAAGAAAGAAAGATGAGATTTGATAATAATCCTGAAGCTTTACTATGGGAGGAAATGAACAGTGCATTTTATCGTAATGGTTATGGTAGGTCTGTTATTGGTTGGGAGAGCGATATTAAAACTTACAATCAAGATGACATAACAAGGTTTCATGATAACTATTATCATCCAGGTAATGCTATACTGCTCGTTGTTGGTGATGTAGAATTTGAAGAAGTAGTGGGATTAGCAAAGGAAAAATATGGTGCAATTAAAGCTGAGCCTGTAGTGAAGCATTATCCGAACCAAGATTCAATACATAATGCAGATATATCGGTAATTTTAGAAAGCACTGAAGTAAAAGAGCCAGTTTTATACTTTCGCTATAGTGTTCCTTTATTTGAGCAAATAAGTGAAACTTTTCCTGTTGATTTGGCAGTTGATGTTTTGGGGAATGGCAAGTCTAGTAAGCTATATAAAGATTTAGTTCTAGATAAGAATGTAGCAGTAGAAGTGTTTGCTTATTATAATAGCTTAGCTTTTAGTAATGGTTACATTGAGATTCGGGTAACTCCAAAAAGCGGGGTGAATTTGGATGCTGTTGCAAGAGAGTTAGAAAATTCTATTAATCACTTTAACTCTGAAGGAATAACAAGTGAAGAGTTGCAAAGTACAAAGTCTAAATACAAAGCAGCACAGCTTGATAATCTATCTGATTTAACTAATATAGCAATGTTTTATATACCACGTCTAGCACTAGGTATTCCACTTGATGAAATAGACATTTCATATAGCAAAATTAATGATGTCAATCTAGAGGATGTAAATAATAAAGTTCACGCTATCTTTTCTACTAATAAATTAGTTGGTCGTTTGCTACCAAAAGGAGGTAATAATGAAGATAAGTAA
- a CDS encoding M16 family metallopeptidase, whose protein sequence is MKISKYVFLFFFCLGFNLQASSHLNIEEVTTNKGFKFLFVENHDLPKVSLNISFKDAGCVYESAEKQGLAWFTSLVIQEGAGKNDAKDFAKKLEDKGISLNFTAGLEAFRVSLNTLSENLEDAISLLSDAIMRPKVDPEGLNRVFEKAKVNFNNFEKDPYFIAAKELDTLLFKKHPYSRDPYGTLDTIMNITRDDVLTYIKRSFTKDNIVISIVGCATKEEVSTLLDKYLSKLPSKRSKVRKVSVKNEFGPAESKSVFMDIPQSVILFAQKGIAYEDPNYYNASVLINALGGMSLNSILMKELRQNLGITYGVSARNVPNKHGNIISGFMSTDSSTASKAISAVKDTFSRIKEEGIDEQLFKDAKTSLVNNLIFSFLSNNANTATLLDSMQIDDRDINHINNYANIINDVQLEKVNKLASSLLNPENLFFVEVGRNAQGQ, encoded by the coding sequence ATGAAGATAAGTAAATATGTATTTCTATTTTTTTTCTGTCTAGGCTTTAATTTGCAAGCAAGCAGTCACTTAAATATAGAGGAGGTTACTACTAATAAAGGATTTAAGTTTTTATTTGTTGAAAACCATGATCTACCAAAAGTTTCACTTAATATATCATTCAAAGATGCAGGTTGTGTGTATGAAAGTGCAGAAAAGCAGGGGCTTGCTTGGTTTACTTCTCTTGTAATTCAAGAAGGAGCAGGAAAAAATGATGCCAAAGATTTTGCGAAAAAGCTTGAGGATAAAGGAATTAGTTTAAATTTTACTGCTGGTTTAGAAGCATTTAGGGTTTCATTAAACACTTTATCTGAGAATCTAGAGGATGCAATTTCACTACTGAGTGATGCTATAATGCGCCCTAAAGTTGATCCTGAGGGGTTAAATAGAGTATTCGAAAAAGCCAAAGTAAACTTTAATAATTTTGAAAAAGACCCTTATTTTATTGCTGCAAAAGAGTTAGATACATTGTTGTTCAAAAAACATCCTTACTCAAGAGATCCATATGGAACTCTAGACACTATAATGAACATTACTAGAGACGATGTTTTAACATACATAAAGCGTAGTTTTACTAAGGATAATATCGTTATTAGTATTGTTGGTTGTGCAACAAAAGAAGAAGTTAGTACGCTGCTCGATAAATATTTATCTAAGTTACCATCAAAAAGATCGAAAGTTAGGAAGGTATCTGTAAAAAATGAATTTGGGCCTGCAGAAAGTAAGAGCGTTTTTATGGATATACCACAGAGTGTAATACTTTTTGCTCAAAAAGGCATAGCATATGAAGACCCTAATTACTATAATGCTAGTGTTTTGATTAATGCGCTTGGTGGTATGAGTCTAAACTCAATACTGATGAAAGAGTTGAGACAAAATCTAGGTATTACTTATGGTGTTAGTGCACGTAATGTTCCTAATAAGCATGGAAATATTATATCTGGATTTATGAGTACTGATAGTTCCACTGCTAGCAAAGCTATATCAGCAGTAAAAGATACATTTAGCAGAATAAAAGAGGAAGGAATTGACGAACAATTATTCAAGGATGCAAAAACCAGTTTAGTAAATAACCTTATCTTCTCTTTTCTATCCAATAATGCGAATACAGCAACGTTACTGGATAGTATGCAGATAGATGATCGTGATATTAACCATATAAATAATTATGCAAATATCATTAATGATGTTCAATTGGAAAAAGTAAACAAGCTGGCAAGTTCTTTACTGAATCCTGAAAATTTATTTTTTGTTGAAGTTGGAAGAAACGCTCAAGGTCAATAG
- the purN gene encoding phosphoribosylglycinamide formyltransferase: MKKIKLGILISGRGSNMQALIEACQDQNFPAETVCVITNNSEAGGLKIAKQAGVSAFVVEDKPLDTDKIHEILVQHKVDLICLAGFMRIIKANFLNKWHNKVINIHPSLLPSFKGLNAQEQALKAGVKITGCTVHYVTPEIDAGAIIAQATVPVLPNDDVHSLSERILAEEHKCYVKAVRSIVEGINY, encoded by the coding sequence ATGAAAAAGATAAAACTCGGAATACTAATTTCAGGTAGAGGATCAAACATGCAGGCTTTAATAGAAGCATGTCAAGATCAGAATTTCCCTGCTGAAACTGTGTGTGTTATCACAAATAATAGTGAAGCTGGAGGCCTTAAAATAGCAAAGCAAGCAGGAGTTTCAGCGTTTGTTGTTGAAGATAAGCCACTTGATACTGATAAAATTCATGAAATACTTGTTCAACATAAGGTTGATTTAATTTGCCTTGCAGGGTTTATGAGAATTATAAAGGCCAATTTCCTGAATAAATGGCATAACAAAGTTATAAATATTCATCCCTCTTTACTTCCGTCATTTAAGGGCCTAAATGCTCAGGAGCAAGCTCTGAAAGCGGGTGTAAAAATTACAGGATGTACTGTGCATTATGTTACTCCTGAAATTGATGCTGGAGCCATAATCGCTCAAGCTACTGTTCCAGTGTTACCAAATGATGATGTTCACAGTCTCTCAGAGCGCATTCTAGCTGAAGAGCATAAGTGTTATGTAAAAGCAGTAAGATCAATAGTAGAAGGTATTAACTATTGA